From a region of the Castanea sativa cultivar Marrone di Chiusa Pesio chromosome 10, ASM4071231v1 genome:
- the LOC142611840 gene encoding putative inactive poly [ADP-ribose] polymerase SRO2: MALQSMSRNDDVASKIIETIRVRVPQAQSSCASSSCCSTRFMIQNHSNFKRSGAPARFMFYQAGSWIDFPSEVFGGLRLGFSEGKPVIDLSIGGAKYLFDFLRMLQIDFVTENRRSIAWIDENGKCFFPKVFVDEEFEEEEENHAIPKVEIEIRVGKDGNSNSNSNSNDSNSGKRKRVEFESTSNEDEAEVTSSKKKLRDDEDEEDGATKRLRLTPSWPNAKPLGQGDREYSVYSNLLINGLRKINLEKYATITAIHQCTRTGPLERARSQVFEKQIQIIKAARGASNTVLAWYGASAKGVEGILKHGFAVPSNGTGIYLSHVDLPHTSALRSGADDNGEKHLILCKVILGNMERVGPQQCHPSSEVFDTGVDDIKNPKWYMVWCNNMNSHILPECVVSFKSSGYLRGHGKYPFSQLFSKMKSSLPASKVQDLMASYDIFKAGKVAKVDFIKQLRSVVGDEMLRSTIQEIHTSEWDSS; the protein is encoded by the exons ATGGCTTTGCAATCGATGTCCCGAAACGACGACGTAGCTAGCAAAATCATCGAAACGATTAGGGTTAGAGTACCTCAGGCCCAGAGCTCTTGTGCCTCGTCGAGTTGTTGCTCGACCCGGTTCATGATCCAGAACCACTCCAACTTCAAGCGGAGCGGTGCTCCGGCCCGGTTCATGTTCTACCAGGCCGGTTCGTGGATCGATTTTCCGAGCGAAGTGTTCGGAGGCCTTCGATTAGGGTTCTCCGAAGGCAAGCCTGTAATCGACTTGTCGATTGGAGGAGCTAAGTACCTATTCGATTTTCTGCGCATGTTGCAGATCGATTTCGTGACCGAGAATCGGAGGTCCATTGCTTGGATCGACGAGAACGGTAAGTGCTTTTTCCCCAAAGTTTTCGTCGACGAAGAGTtcgaggaggaggaggagaatcATGCAATTCCGAAGGTCGAGATTGAGATTCGAGTTGGCAAGGACgggaattcaaattcaaattcgaATTCGAATGATTCGAATTCGGGTAAGCGGAAGAGAGTGGAATTCGAATCGACTTCGAACGAGGACGAGGCCGAGGTCACTTCGTCGAAGAAGAAGCTGCGAGACGACGAGGACGAAGAAGATGGTGCAACGAAACGGCTGCGTTTAACGCCTAGTTGGCCGAATGCGAAGCCTTTGGGCCAAGGAGATAGAGAGTACTCTGTATATAGCAATTTGTTGATTAATGGGCTTAGGAAAATCAATCTTGAAAAATATGCTACTATTACTGCAATTCACCAATGTACGCGTACAGGGCCATTGGAAAGAGCTCGCTCACAAGTTTTTGAGAAGCAGATTCAGATTATCAAAGCAGCTCGAGGAGCGTCAAATACTGTGTTAGCGTGGTATGGGGCTTCGGCGAAAGGCGTGGAGGGGATTTTGAAGCATGGGTTTGCAGTACCAAGCAATGGGACTGGTATATATTTGTCCCACGTGGACTTACCTCATACAAG TGCTCTGCGATCGGGGGCAGATGATAATGGCGAAAAACATTTAATACTTTGTAAGGTAATTTTGGGTAATATGGAAAGGGTTGGGCCTCAGCAATGCCATCCTTCTAGTGAAGTTTTTGATACTGGTGTGGATGATATTAAGAATCCGAAATGGTATATGGTATGGTGCAACAATATGAACAGCCATATTCTTCCTGAGTGTGTTGTGAGCTTCAAATCTTCAG GCTACTTGAGAGGACATGGTAAGTATCCATTTTCCCAATTATTTTCAAAGATGAAAAGTTCCCTTCCTGCTTCGAAAGTTCAGGACTTGATGGCTTCGTATGACATTTTTAAG GCTGGGAAGGTGGCAAAAGTTGATTTTATAAAACAGTTAAGATCTGTTGTGGGAGATGAGATGCTGCGGTCAACCATTCAGGAGATTCATACTTCAGAATGGGATTCTTCCTag
- the LOC142613373 gene encoding RNA-binding KH domain-containing protein RCF3-like, protein MSVPLTPSKRPHDRNLTESNGKGKWQKTHKQSVKFSPGSVVLRLLCPASKTGGVIGKGGTIISEIRQETGAKVRVEETVPGCDERVVVISGSDKEIEVTTEASREDGGEEANMDEKNEDEKEQNENNEDKESDAVGDAKSDKGTSAVQKALFLVFERIIEGEPETDGGDEDDNKSSSIVFRLLVLSNQVGCLLGKGGSVIKQMSAESGAQIRILPRDKLPPCASAADELVQITGEIDAVRKALQSVSQQLLENPPRDHDPSPVTPSGPSSQSFGHPHPRPDAYPPHNRSFAAHGAPYATGPRDVADYHSAAPPMISKYHESGFPGRMKHSQEMLTFRLLCHDERVGGVIGKGGSIIKTLKQETGCEIKVMEAVSDSEDRIIIISGPAHPDDRISAVQDAVLRVQTRIVRAIPDNKESVLARLLVSSNQIGCLLGKGGSIIAEMRKLSRAHIRVLGKDQIPKCASEDEEVVQINGEFEAVQEALLQITTRLRHHFFRDAFPSINYPSNPAFLDQVPPFPSYMGRRELSPPGMYSNLGPSFHKFDAVGGPPPHGGFHPHDDRSPFMHNIHRLGAAPHLLSERKPWGPQGLIEGGGPIGLPDFGGAPQRRFAGFGGGSQPAVITSTTLEVVVPSSLVPVIYGEDGECLKQIRKISDAKITITEPKPGAVETVIVISGTPEQTHAAQSLIQAFVMSETESS, encoded by the exons ATGTCTGTTCCATTGACACCTTCTAAGAGACCACATGATCGGAACCTTACAGAGTCAAATGGGAAAGGAAAGTGGCAAAAGACACACAAACAATCTGTGAAATTCTCTCCTGGGAGTGTTGTCTTACGCTTACTTTGTCCTGCTTCCAAAACTGGTGGAGTCATTGGAAAAGGGGGCACCATCATATCTGAAATCCGTCAAGAAACTGGCGCAAAGGTCAGAGTTGAGGAAACTGTTCCTGGTTGTGATGAGAGGGTAGTTGTTATCTCAGGTTCTGATAAAGAGATTGAGGTGACGACTGAAGCAAGCCGGGAGGATGGTGGTGAAGAGGCAAACATGGATGAAAAGAACGAAGATGAAAAGGAACAGAATGAAAACAATGAAGATAAAGAATCTGATGCTGTGGGAGATGCCAAATCGGATAAGGGAACTTCAGCCGTGCAGAAGGccctttttcttgtttttgagagaataaTTGAAGGAGAACCAGAGACAGACGGAGGGGATGAAGATGATAATAAGTCTTCTTCAATTGTTTTTAGGTTACTTGTGCTTTCCAATCAAGTAGGCTGCCTTTTGGGAAAGGGTGGCAGCGTAATCAAGCAAATGTCAGCTGAAAGCGGGGCACAAATACGGATTCTTCCAAGGGACAAACTTCCTCCATGTGCATCCGCTGCTGATGAATTAGTTCAG ATCACTGGGGAAATTGATGCAGTAAGGAAAGCTCTTCAATCCGTTTCTCAACAGCTTTTGGAGAATCCACCTCGGGATCATGACCCTTCCCCTGTCACCCCTTCAGGGCCATCATCTCAATCATTTGGTCATCCTCATCCCAGGCCAGATGCATATCCACCACATAACCGTTCTTTTGCTGCTCACGGAGCACCTTATGCTACTGGACCTCGTGATGTTGCTGATTATCATTCTGCTGCTCCTCCTATGATTTCGAAGTATCATGAAAGTGGTTTTCCTGGTCGAATGAAGCATTCACAGGAAATGTTAACTTTCCGATTGCTGTGCCATGATGAAAGAGTAGGAGGTGTGATTGGAAAGGGAGGATCAATAATTAAGACCCTTAAGCAAGAGACTGGCTGTGAGATCAAAGTTATGGAAGCTGTCTCTGATTCAGAGGATCGCATTATTATCATTTCTGGGCCAGCG CACCCTGATGATAGGATATCAGCTGTGCAAGATGCAGTTCTCCGTGTTCAGACTAGGATAGTCAGAGCTATACCTGATAACAAGGAGTCTGTATTAGCAAGGCTTCTTGTTTCTTCCAATCAAATTGGCTGTCTCCTTGGCAAAGGTGGTTCCATCATAGCAGAAATGAGGAAGTTATCTCGGGCACATATTCGCGTCTTGGGGAAGGATCAGATTCCAAAGTGTGCTTCAGAAGATGAAGAAGTAGTCCAG ATAAATGGAGAATTTGAAGCAGTTCAAGAGGCTCTTTTGCAGATAACAACTAGGTTGCGGCATCATTTTTTTCGTGATGCATTTCCTTCTATTAATTATCCTTCAAATCCTGCATTTCTGGATCAAGTACCTCCATTCCCTTCATATATGGGAAGGAGAGAACTCTCACCCCCAGGAATGTATTCTAATCTAGGCCCATCATTCCACAAGTTTGACGCTGTTGGTGGCCCACCTCCCCATGGTGGTTTTCATCCCCATGATGATCGTTCTCCTTTTATGCACAATATTCATAGACTTGGTGCTGCCCCTCATTTATTATCTGAAAGAAAACCATGGGGTCCTCAG GGACTAATTGAAGGTGGTGGCCCTATAGGCTTGCCAGATTTTGGTGGAGCTCCCCAAAGAAGATTTGCAGGATTTGGCGG AGGAAGCCAGCCTGCAGTTATAACAAGCACCACTCTTGAAGTTGTTGTTCCTAGTTCTCTTGTTCCAGTAATTTATGGAGAAGATGGTGAATGTTTGAAACAAATTCGTAAG ATCTCTGATGCAAAAATTACAATTACGGAGCCAAAGCCTGGAGCAGTGGAAACTGTAATTGTAATATCTGGAACACCTGAACAAACCCATGCTGCACAGAGTCTTATTCAAGCATTTGTAATGAGCGAGACTGAGTCCAGTTGA
- the LOC142613682 gene encoding amino acid permease 6-like, whose translation MAREMQKNSMFIEHGSEVFDNGDFRKNLDDDGREKRAGTWLTASAHIITAVIGSGVLSLAWAIAQLGWVAGPAVLMAFSFITYFTSTLLADCYRAPDPVTGKRNYTYMDVVRAYLGGRKVQLCGLAQYGNLVGVTIGYTITASISMVAVKRSNCFHKYGHHVKCNTSNYPFMIIFACIQIVLSQIPNFDKLSWLSILAAIMSFAYSSIGLGLSVAKAAGGGPVRTGLTGVEVGVDVTGSEKVWRTFQAIGDIAFAYAYSTVLIEIQDTLKSSPAENKVMKRASLVGVSTTTMFYVLCGCVGYAAFGNDAPGNFLTGFGFYEPFWLIDLANVCIAIHLIGAYQVFCQPIFGFVEKWCARHWPENKFITREHALNIPCYGVYYINSFRLVWRTVYVIVTAVIAMIFPFFNDFVGLLGAASFWPLTVYFPIEMYIAQSKLPKFSFTWTWLKILSWACLVVSIVAAAGSIQGLAQDVKTYKPFKTQ comes from the exons ATGGCAAGGGAGATGCAGAAAAACAGCATGTTCATAGAACATGGGTCAGAAGTTTTTGACAACGGTGATTTTAGGAAGAACCTTGACGATGATGGCCGAGAGAAAAGAGCTG GGACATGGTTAACTGCAAGTGCCCACATCATAACCGCAGTGATTGGGTCGGGAGTGTTATCTTTGGCTTGGGCAATAGCACAGTTGGGTTGGGTGGCTGGACCAGCGGTTCTCATGGCCTTCTCTTTCATAACCTATTTCACTTCCACTCTTCTTGCGGATTGTTACAGAGCTCCAGATCCTGTCACCGGAAAGAGAAACTACACCTACATGGATGTTGTCAGAGCTTATCTAG GAGGTAGGAAGGTCCAGCTGTGTGGATTGGCTCAGTATGGGAATCTTGTTGGCGTCACTATCGGCTACACTATCACTGCATCTATTAGCATGgt TGCTGTTAAGCGGTCCAACTGTTTCCACAAATATGGACACCATGTGAAGTGCAACACGTCAAACTACCCTTTCATGATCATCTTTGCTTGCATCCAAATCGTGCTCAGCCAAATACCAAACTTTGACAAGCTCTCATGGCTCTCAATCCTTGCAGCTATAATGTCTTTCGCTTATTCTTCCATAGGCCTCGGCCTCTCCGTGGCAAAAGCTGCTG gtGGAGGACCTGTTCGGACAGGCTTGACGGGTGTCGAAGTTGGGGTTGACGTGACAGGGTCTGAGAAAGTTTGGAGGACCTTCCAAGCAATCGGTGACATAGCTTTCGCTTATGCCTACTCCACAGTCCTCATAGAGATACAG GACACACTGAAATCAAGCCCAGCAGAGAACAAAGTCATGAAGAGGGCAAGTCTTGTCGGCGTCTCAACCACCACTATGTTCTATGTTCTATGCGGGTGCGTTGGCTATGCAGCATTTGGAAATGATGCACCAGGAAATTTCCTTACTGGGTTTGGATTCTATGAACCATTTTGGCTCATCGACTTGGCTAATGTTTGCATTGCCATCCATCTAATTGGTGCTTATCAG GTTTTCTGCCAGCCCATATTTGGGTTTGTAGAGAAGTGGTGTGCTAGACATTGGCCTGAAAACAAGTTCATCACAAGAGAGCATGCTCTTAATATACCATGTTATGGTGTGTATTACATCAACTCCTTCAGGCTGGTGTGGAGGACAGTATACGTTATAGTCACAGCAGTGATAGCCATGATATTTCCATTCTTCAATGACTTCGTGGGTCTGCTTGGGGCAGCATCTTTTTGGCCATTAACTGTGTACTTTCCCATTGAGATGTACATTGCACAGTCAAAATTGCCCAAGTTTTCTTTCACCTGGACTTGGCTAAAGATATTGAGCTGGGCTTGCTTGGTTGTCTCAATTGTTGCCGCTGCTGGATCTATTCAAGGCCTGGCCCAAGATGTCAAAACATATAAGCCCTTCAAAACTCAATAA